The region GTTGCAGCTTGACACCAAATTGTAGTTTTGAAAGATAACTAAACAAAAATTAAAGGAACTAAAATGGTTGCAGCTTGACACCAAATTGTAGTTTTGAAAGATGTGCTTTTCTTGAAATATTCAATTTCCCCGGTTGCAGCTTGACACCAAATTGTAGTTTTGAAAGATAAAGAAAAATGGGATTTGAAGATGAAGTATGTTGCAGCTTGACACCAAATTGTAGTTTTGAAAGATGAAGCATCGCAAGCGTATAGTAATTCTTATGTTGCAGCTTGACACCAAATTGTAGTTTTGAAAGATTACCGCTTTCTCTGTACGGTGTGGATCAGGTTGCAGCTTGACACCAAATTGTAGTTTTGAAAGATCGAAAAAAAACATATCAAAAACATGATCCGTTGCAGCTTGACACCAAATTGTAGTTTTGAAAGATTTGATTGGCCATCAAACGGAGATAAAACTATGTTGCAGCTTGACACCAAATTGTAGTTTTGAAAGATTGAACATTGCGAGGTATTATGACGAAGGAGTTGCAGCTTGACACCAAATTGTAGTTTTGAAAGATAGCAGCTTTCTAATATGCCTTGCGCTTGTTAGTTAGCTGCTATTGCTACATTTAAAAGAGAGTGATTTCTTAATCAAACAATAGGTACTGGCCTGTTTTATCGGGCATTTTTTCTTTTTTGCGGTTGCAGAAGTGTTCAATCTTTCCGTATTGTTTATCAGTAAAACATAAGATACAAACATCACCACTTGGAGGAACGTGCTCTCTTATTTTATTCTTATATGAGTCCACCCGTTCACGAGTTCCGCAAAATCGCATATACACAGAATATTGACTCATGCTGAATCCCTCGTCCAATAAATAATTCCGGAATTTTGTTGCACGTTTTCTATCCACGTCCTTTTTGACCGGCAGGTCAAACATTACAAGCATCCACATGAGTCTAAGTCCGCTTATCATAAAACTCTGGAAATTGTATTGTGTTCTTTTTTTCTTTAAATGACCGAACAAGAGAAATCACTGTTTGTTTCATGCAATGCTCAAGAGTTAATCTTTTGCCGTCCATGATGAATCGCTCGTTGCACAGATCAGCCAGCTCTTTTTTATGCAGTGGATTGAGTTCATCCTCATTCCCTACGTGCATGGTAAATATCTTCCTGTCAACAAACGGACGATACGGTTCTATAATATCATCCGCAAGGCAGTAGGGATTAAGTTTGTTATGATGATGTAATCCTATTGAGGGCAGCAATCCAAAGGCAATACAATACCGTATTGCGCAGCTTCTTATGATTGCATATCCAAAATTAAGAAATGCGTTTATACCCGGCTCATCAAAATCCCTATTAAAAGCTTTACCGAATACTCTTTTCCAATAGCGAACTGCTGCCTGCGCTTCGATATTATCAGGATCGCCTGATCGAACTTTTTCGATCAGTTTTGCAAAATCTTTTGCATAATCTCCATTATCCAACAACACACATCTCTGGTTTCGGATCTTTTTTTTAATGATCGTCTGCCATATACGTTTTTTAAGAGCTTCAGATGCATCGAGCTGAATATTCATCCTGCCGGTAAATTCATAGTTGGAACAGTGGGAAATAAGATACCCTACAGGAATATAATTCTTCCCGCATAGTATCAATGGAATATTCATCTCACATAACCGAACACAGAGATTGTGTGAATAGCGTATGCCGAATCCGCTGACGATGATCGCGTCTATGTCAGCAAGCGGTTCTTTTCTAACTTCTTCCCTTTTGCATTTAACAACAATAAAACCTCTACTAATACTCAGGAAGATGTCATTCGTTTTGATCTCTAGTATATTCATGTCTTCGTGGATCGGAAATATTCCCAAGAATATCTATTCCAACTTTCCTGGCATTCATATCTTGTAATTTTGTAGGTCTGAACTGTTCACCAATATCCTCTTTACCCTTTTCTTTTTTAGCCACATCTAGCTCTCTAAGATATACTATCTTACCTGTCATTTTTCTTACTCTTCTAATTATCCTAATCCCATCTTCTTCATAAGCAACATTATCATTAATGAACAGGCGCATGATCTTTTTTGCTGTCGGATATTTTTTATGCCATTCGGGTTCAAAATCCTGTTGGTGGGCATAGAACATAGGAATAATTTCTATCTGCCATTTGCCTGCATCCTTTCCTTTATCGGGGCAGTAAATGTCTGCACAATAATTATTACCGGAAAGGTAATATTTATAACTCTCTCCTTTGTCGTTTCTTATTGGAACGACTGTTTTTTTGTCCTTTTCCACATGTATTTTAACTCTCTTTGTTCCGGTTCTTTGTCTAAATTCTTCCAAGATGTTTTCAATTTTTTTATCTTTATTATTTTCAATTTCATTCAACAGAGTTTCTCTTATCCGATTATCGGCGATCTCATTTATTTTCTTTATCGTGGTTAAATCACGAATAGGTTTGCGGACAGAAAGGGTTATCTTATCTTCGGTTTCGGATACAAGCCCGTAAGCGGTTTCATCATGAAGCTGCCCCACTGTTTGGTCATGCCTTATAGCTTCCTTCGCATTTCCATGATCCGGTTTATAAGATACAACAATATCATCTACTTGTTTTTGCATCCCATCGTGCGAAAATTCTTCATAGGGTGGTGGCATTTCTTCGATAAACCTATCCCTTGATTTTTCTGTTGCACGGGCAAATTTCTGTAGCATTGCTCTGTCCGTACACGCTACAATAAATCCATCGATGGCGTGGTGCCGGTTATCAGCACGGTTTTTTTCCGAATCATCAGAAAGCAGTTCGTTCAATCCCCATTTTGCTCTGAACTTTGAAGTAAGTGCTCCCGGAATAGCCCACACATTATTTGGTCCGGATATATAACTCAAATATTCCTTTGCCATTCTGCTCATATACTGGGTATCAGTAAGCAGTCGGGAAATTAATTCTCCTTGATCTTCGAAATTCTTCATTGCATCAGGAAAAAATCTCCATCGCTTTTTAGGTGGGAGCTTTTTACCTCTTTCTAGTATCTCATCCCAATTGTAATCTTCCGGACTGTTTCCAAATGCTTCATAAGGTGACCTTTCTCCTTTGAACTTGTTCGCAAGATAGTATGAAACAGTTTTATTGAGAGGTCGGTCATCAAAGGTTTTGGATTTAGGAAGTATGTGTTCAATCTCAAATTTGTTTGTGAATAGTTCATTGATTGATATTTGTTTTCCAGTATAAGGACAGCAGCGTTTTATCGGATCCGGGTTCAGTTCTTCCCAGAGTTTATATTTTAATCTGTTTTGATAAGTATTTTCAATGCTTATTTTTTCAAGCTCTTCTGCTATTTCTTCATTATGCTTTCTGTTTTCTGCCTGGTCTCTATTTATTTCATCCAGACGTTTCTTGCCGAGCTTAAGCTCACGTGCCAGTTCAATCACGATCTGAGCTGGAGGTCCGTATTTTTTTACCAGTGCGTTGGTTAACTTTCTCAGTTGGTTGAGTGCAATATGAACAGTTGGATTTGCAATTTTTCCATAACGTATTTCATCTATATCATCTGGATCGTTTGTCCCAAACGAAACATGATGTGGCATAATTTTTCCATAGTAGGGTAGATTTCCCTCGTCATAAATTTCTCCAGTGCGAAAATCAGAATGATGATATCCTGCTCTTGCACAAGCATCTGAGTATATATAACCCTCTTTCAAATATGGAAGTAATTTATTGATGGCTTTCTTGCTGAGACTTCCTATGCCCTGTGGTAATCGGACATTTTTAATATTGTTTGCCTGTTCATTCGTAAGTCCAAAATTCTCTTGAAGCCATGTTGTCATTGTTTTTTCTATTTCGACATCATTATCTTCATTAATAATACGTCGTATGATTTCATCCTGTTGATCGTTTGAAAGTTTATCCCACTGCTTTCCAAAACATTCTTCCTTTCTCATAATATGGGATGTTTCATCGCCTTTCAGGTCTTTTCGTTTCTCACTTTCAAGGTTAAATACATAGTCTTCTGGATCTTCTTTTAGTATTTTCTTTTTCAGACTTTTAAATGTTGAGGTTTTCTGTTTGAGAAGCGTTTTAATAATAATGTCCCTTTGCTCTTTTGTTAATTCGTGTTCTTTTCGCTCGAAATTCAATAAAATCAGATTATTCGCTTCCTGGTAAATTCTGAATTGCTGAAAAAGAGGATATGCAACAGGACACCTTGGTTCATCCACCTCAAATCTGCATTTGCCTTTTTGTTGCGGCTGAAGCGGACGCTGAAAAAATATTATATCACGAAGGTGTTCTTTAATATCATCTGTCAACTCATCGTGAAATCTGACCTGACTTTTCCAGATAAAATCGAATTCTTCCTTATACATCTCTCTTGAAGTATAAAAGTTATATGATTTTCCAAAGTCTCTTATTCTTACAGGTCGTTTCTTGTGATGTTCATTTTGGGGAATATCCTTATTCATATTGTATAAATATTCTCCAAGTGTTCGAGCGTTTTGGGCATCCAGTTTTTGTCGCAGTTCTTTGATGGCTTCTTTCAAACGGGAGGTTTCTTTTTCTGCACTATCTAGTTTCCTGTTGCTTTTGAACCCCCTGCGTTGATTGAGATGGAAAATTATTCTACCGATCTCATATATCGTAACTTCTTCATCCAGAGCTTTTGCTCTTAGAAAATATGGATCAATGAGCTGAAGTTGTTTTCTTTTTTCTTCATCTTCTTGTAGTAATCCATATTCTATCAAAGTATCCATGAGATATGCTCTTCTTTGCAAATATCTATCTCTGTTCCTTCTTGCACCGCGATGTTCTCGTCTCGTTACATTGAGTGGTTGACTTGTTTTTGCGTCTCTTCCATCCGGAAAAATCCTTACTCCAAGGTTAATAAGTCCAATCGGAAAATTGTCGTCATTTAGCTCTAGGATGCTCCATCCAAGTGAGGTAGCTCCAAGATCGATTCCAAGACGATATTTTTTCATCTTGACTCCTTTTATTAAAATCCCTTTTTTTGGTTCCAGTTCTTTAACCTGTTAATTAGTTTTAAAAATTTGGTGTCAAGCTGTTAACAAGGTTTTATGAACCAACAAATGAAGGCACAGGCTCCGGCTTGTGCCTTTTCTTCTTTAATTTATTGACAATTTGTTCGTATGAATATTTCCACTTTTAAAAATGAATTTCAGAGGTCTTTATGTCAATCACACATCATCAATACTGCCCGGAAGATTTCTCTCGCGTCAGTGATTTCCTGATCGCTCATTATCTTACGGAAAACAGGGACGGCAACTGGCTGCAACCGGCATGGGAGTATATGCATACACATCCATATCTTGATGAAGATTCTTTGGATAAGATCAGGATATGGCAAGAGAATGGAGAGATAGTTGCTGTAGTTCATTACGAGTCCCGGCTGGGAGAAGTATTTTTCCAGATTCATCCTGACTATACTGCGCTCAAGCCCGAAATGCTCGAGTATGCAGAGCGTTCATTGAAGGGTTCAACAAAAGAAGGCAAATCATATCTGCATGTGTTTGAGAATGATTTTGATGACGCTCTCAACTCTCTCGTTACCTCAAAAGGGTATATGAGAATAAATGCGGAAGATCGTCCTCTTTCCATGCTGAGCATACCCGATCCTTTTCCTGAAATAACTGTTCCTAAAGGATTTGTCATAAAAAGTCTGGCTGACGACAATGACCTGTACAAGATCAATCGTGTGCTCTGGCGCGGATTCAATCATCCAGGAGAACCGCCTGAAGAAGATGAGGATATAGAAGAGAGAAAGAAAATGCAGTCCGGTCCCAACTTTCGCAAAGAACTTACGATTGTGGTCGAAGCACCATCTGGAGATTTCGTTTCCTTTGCGGGAACCTGGTTCGTACCTCAGAAAAAATATGTGTATGTCGAACCGGTCGCAACTGATCCGAATTTCCGAAGAATGGGGCTTGGAAGAGCAGCACTTCTTGAAAGCATCCGAAGGTGCAAGGAACTCGGCGCTGAGGTTGCTTATGTCGGCTCGGGGCAGAAGTTCTATCAGAAACTTGGATTCAAAAAAATCTTTACATCACAATGCTGGGAAAAAGTTTGGTGAAAAACCAATCGGAGATAAGATGAATATTGTGTTGTGGATTCTGCAAATGACTCTGGCAACGAAAATAATTGCTACGGCATTTTCCCATGCTTTTAAGTATTCGGGCATGTATAATCGTCCCCTGATGATTATCGTTTCTGTACTACTCTTCATTTGTGCTGTCGGATTGGTCGTACGTGCTGCAATCGAAGTCCCACAATGGGTAACGCCGCTTGCTGCAGCCATTCTTGCCGTGATGATGATCGTTGCTTTCATCTTTCACCTGAACTGTCCTGAGCATCCATTTATAATTGCGGATATTATCCTGTTTGTTATGTCCCTTTTTATAGCATTTGGTCGCAGATTCATCGTCCCTTTATAATTATAAACTGTACGAGGAGGTTTCTCAAATGACATCAGATTTTAAAACGATTTTTATTACAATGGTTCGTTCTCCAGAGGAACTCTCTCGGTTGACATTGTTGGTTAAAAGTATACGTACGTGGGGAGGAAGACTTGCACGGTTTCCGATCATTATCTTTAATGTCAATCCGATACAGGTATCTTGCAAAGAGCTGGAGGATGACCTGACAGAAAGCATCATGCTGGATATTCCTGATTACTTGCACCGGTATTATTATGGTGATAAAGTTTTTGCCTGTGCCCGTGCTGAAGAGTTCTTCCCGGAAGCAGGTACACTCATCTGGATTGATCCTGCATGTTTGGTTGTAAACCCACCTATCGAATATTTGTTAAAAGAACAAAATGACTGCGCAGTGCGCCCTGTGCACATCAAAAATGTCGGTCTTCAAGCAAACGAACCACTCGATATTTTCTGGAAAAAGATCTATGAAATATGCAGTGTTAAAGATACCGACAGTAACGTCGAAACCTTTGTTGATAAATCGCTGATTCGGGCATATTATAATACTCATGCGTTTGCGGTCAATCCGGCTGCATGTTTGTTCAGACAATGGCTTTCATTATTTGAAAAACTCGTACAAGATACTGAATACCAGCAAGCTGCGTGTGTTGATGTATTGCATAAGATTTTCCTACACCAAGCAGTACTGAGTGCACTTATTTCAGTCAGATGTAATACTGACAACGTAAGAATCCTTCCCCCTGAGTATAATTATCCTTACAATCTGCAAGAAAAAGTTCCTGAAGATCGAAAAGCCCTTGCCTTTAACGATCTCGTTACCATAGCGTATGAAAAGCGCTCTCTTGATCCTGATAAAATCGAAGATATTGATATTGAAGAACCTTTGCGGCATTGGCTTACCGCATATTTCATATAGAGATTTATTGACGTTGAAACGCTAAATTTCTCTTTTTTTGTTACCCTAATCACAGATTGGCAGGTATAATGAAGCCACGTATTATTATTTTTTTATTATGTATCGTTGTTTTCTTCTTTGCAGCGTTCCTGACTCAGGCTTCAGAAATACCAGCAGTTCACAAGCCGCCAATTGTATCGCGGGATTCAATAATTGAGAAGGTCAAAGATCCTCCACCCGGTTATGAAACAGTGAATCCTGCTGAGTTCGGCAGATCGGACGGTGTCATTCTGGCGTGGCCCGGATGGGGAAATGAGATCATCGGTGACATCGCATATGCTGTTGCCGATGATTATAAAGTGTATATGGTCGTGGCGAATTCATATTATGAGGGCATCGCGACCACGTATCTTTCCTCAGTGGGGGTTAATATGCCTAACGTCAACTTCATTCATGATGCAACAATGAACAATATGGGGATGTGGATTCGGGACTATGGACCCTTCTGCATTCATGATGAAGGAGCGTTCGCGATCGATGATTTGATCTGGAGCGGCAACTATGGCATCGACCTAATCCCTTATACCATCGCAGATTTCTTCTCTTTGCCCATTTATCACAGCAACCTGATCCATCATGGCGGAAACCATTTGACCGACGGCAACGGCATGGGATTTTTTTCTACAAACATTTACAACCATAATGGGGGTTATACCCAAAACCAGATAAAGCAAGAGTTCAAAGCCTTCTTCGGCATAGACTCAATGGTCGTCTTCGCACCGATGAACGGTGACGGAACCGGGCATGTGGATATGTTTTGCAAGCTGTTAAATGACACGCTTTTCATCGTGGGTGAATATGAAAATCCTGGTGCAAGCTACCCAGGTGATTATGAACTTCTGAATAATCTTGCAGACTATCTTGGAACGCTCTCTAGTCTTGATGGAAGGCAGTTTCGGGTCGAGAGAATTCCAATGCCCCCGTATTATTACGGAGGACCTGCCGGAACGATCAATTATACCTATACAAATTCGCTTATCATAAATGACAAGGGGCTTGTTCCGTTGTATGGTTTTGATTCCGACGCTGAAGCCCTGCAGGTTTATGCAGACTGCATGCCGTATCATGAAATCATTCCCATAGATTCGGAGTTCATCATCCAATATTGGGGCGCTGTTCACTGTATTACCAATGAGCTTTTCAGCACAAATCCCTTGATCGTACTGCATGATCCACTGAAGGCATATACTTCGGGAACAAACCCGCAGATAAAATTCAGGTTGAATCCGAAATTCTTACAGTCCGGAGCATCAGTTTCCTATAGATGCATATCTTCTCCTAACTATACGGAAATTCCCGCACTGCTTAAGAATGGAGTGTGGTCCGCAACACTCCCCGCTTTGACCGAAGATTTTTCCTACTACATTTCGGGAACCGCAACAACAGGAGATATTGTATTCAATACCTCTCTACCTGAGGATGCTCCGTCAGAAGTTTTTTGGGTTGATGCCCTGAATGTTGGCACAGATGATGAAGCAGGAATATACACAATCCAATTAACTAATTATCCAAATCCTTTTAAAGACGATATATCCATCTCTTTTTCGGCGCCTTTTGCCGCACGATCTGCTTACATTAAACTATTTAACGTCAAGGGTCAGGTTGTGAGAAGCTATAGTATCACCAACCAGCCAACACATACAGCTGAGATTAAATGGGATGGAAAAGATGATCGAGGACGGTCGGTTGAGAGTGGTACTTACTTCTGCAGCGTAGTTCTCGATGGCAAACCGGTGCTGACCGGTAGAATTATAAAGATTCAATAGCAAAAATAGGAGGTTTAGTATGTCACTTACCGCTACAATTATCGGCTGGGTGCTTTGTGGAATATTCTTGATCTTGTTGATCATAACCCTTTCATTGGGAAGGGTCGTTCCTGCAATTCCATTGCTCCTCATATGTATCCTTGTTTCACCATTGTTCGGTGCTTTATTCAAAACTCAAAACGTAAAGATCATAATGTATATTGTGCGTACAGTTCTTGTGCTTGTCTTTCTTTTTGGATTTGTGATGCTCTCGTTCATCGATGCGATCAAATATCCTTTATACAAAAATGATCAACTCAAAGCAGACCTGCAGCGGATCTATGATGACAAAATGGATAAATGGCCTGTGCCGTATGAAACACAATATGTTGAGTGTGCCGGTGGAAAGGCATTCGTGGTGATCTGTGGTCCAGAAGACGCTCCACCCGTTCTGCTGTTCCATGCTGCAAGTATGGGTTCGTGGTCATGGCTTTACAATGTAGAAGAGCTTGCGAAAGATCGCAGGATTTATGCTGTTGATTACATTGGAGAGCCGGGCAAAAGCATTGCAACAGACGAAAAAGCGATCCCCTTTGACACAGAAGGGCTAAATCAAATGTATGATGACATCGTTGCAGGACTTGGCATCACTCAGCCCTATGATGTGATCGGTGCGTCATTTGGTGGATTCATTGCCATGAATAGAGCCATGCACGCACCCGATGAAGTGAAATCTGTAACACTGCTTGGTCCGATGGGAATGACGCCTGCCACATCGAGCGTGAACACAAAACTTATGGCATACCAGCTCTTTCCACTTAAGCCGTTCCAAAATAATATGTTCCACTGGGCTCTTGGATATGACCCGAGTGTTGTGGAAGAGACCGAGGAGTGGTTCTGGCTGGTGCTGAACGGAGTTACAAGAAAAGGATCCCCTCCCAATACATTTACCCCAGAGCAACTCAAAGAGATCGACATCCCTGTTCTTCTCATTCTTGGAGACAAGGATGGGCTTGTTGGAGACCCGCAGACAGTTATACCATTAGCGGAAAACGTGCCTGATATCGATATCGAAATCCTGTCTTCTGGTCATCTTATTGGCATGGAAAAACCGGCGGAAACCAACGCATTAATTATAGAGTTTCTGAGATAATAAATATCAAATATCGCAAGAGCAGGAGCTTCTTTGTTGTAAAGCAGTCTCCTGCTTTTGAATTTATAACGATTCGAAGTAACTGGGCCATCGGTTATAGTAAAATTATACAAATACCTTGAAATACACTTGCTAATAGTTTTTCTCAGTCTAACTTGCTTCCCATAAATAATTGACAAAAAATTAAATAAAACTATGCTTCCTGTAGTTTTCACATTCGACAATGAACGAGTACGAATTTTTTGAAAGGAGTATACTATGAAAAAAATGATAATTATTACCATTTGTATTTTGATTATTTCCACATTGCCGCTTATAGCCTGCACGACTATACTTGTAACAAAAGGAGCATCAGTTGATGGTTCTGTTTTCGTAGCCCATTCTGATGACAGCGAGTTGTTTGATCAACGTCTGGTTTATGTTCCAGCAGCAGATCATGAACCGGGCACATTCCGACCAATCTATTATGATGCCGCTTCACTCGGTGAAAGGCCGGAATATCACGGTTACCTGCTGCGAAGATATGTAGGATCTGACAGAGGTCCAACGTATGAAGATCCCAACCATCCACAGAGTATTCCTCTGGGACAAATTCCTCAGGTAGAACACACCTATGCCTATTTCGATGGCAGTTATGCCATTATGAATGAACACCAGTTGATGTTTGGCGAATGTACTGATGGCACCAAAATCCAACCAGATCCGATACCCGGGAAACTAATTTTCTACAGCGCTGAGCTGAGTCGTGTCGCAGCAGAACGCTGTACAAAAGCCCGAGAGGCAGTTCTTCTTATTGGCCATCTCATAGAAACCTATGGATATTATGGAACAGGAGAAACATTGCCTATTGGTGACACCGAAGAGGGATGGGTGATAGAAATGGCCCCAAGTCCGGAAGGTGTAGGCGGACTCTGGATTGCAAAGAAAGTGCCGGACGGGGAGGTATTTGTTGCTGCAAATGAAATCCGCATTCGTGAAGTAGATCCAGAGGATCCGAATATGCTCTATTGCAAGGACCTTCATGATATTGCCGAGAAGCATGGCTGGTGGAAACCAGAAGATGGTAAACTCGATTGGCTGAAAACTGTAAGTCTTGGTGAATACAGTCATCCATATTACTCCCTTCGAAGGGTGTGGCGACTTCAATCCAGGCTTGCACCCTCCATGAATCTCTCTCCGTGGGTTGAAAATGGCTATACCAAAGCATATCCCTTCTCAGTAAAACCTGATAAAAAGCTAGATGTACGAGATGTGATGGATCTGTATCGTGACTACTACCAAGGAACAGAATTTGATCAATCAAAAGGGGTAACTGCGGGACCCTTCGGGTGTCCATTCCGCTATCCGGGACCAATGGATGCCGGGGGTGATACAGGTGATCCTAACGCAAAGCTAAAAGGCGCATGGGAACGAACTATCTCGATCTATCGTTGCGGTTTCAGTTACGTCTGTCAAGCCCGAGACTGGCTACCCGATCCCATCGGGGGTATACTCTGGTTTGGTCCGGATGAACCAATGAGCACCTGTTATGTTCCATTCTACTGCGGAGTTACTGAGATATCACCCCCTTTCTACACCTGTGATACGGCTGACTTAAGTTTTGAAAGTGCGTGGTGGGCATTTAACTTTCTTGCAAATTGGGCTGCAGTGAAGTACAATTATATGATCAAAGATATCCAACATAAGCAAAATGAAATTGAGCTTGCAGAACTCGATGGTATCAATATAATGGATAAACAAGCCCTTGAGGTTTATAAAACGGATCCAGAAAAAGCTCGCCAGCTCATTACTACGTATTGCAAAAACCAGGGAAATCAAGTAGTTGATGAGTGGTGGAAATTTGCCTGGCTGCTCGTTGCCCGATATGATGACGGCTATGTCAGTTCTCCCGGCGATATGGCAAAAGAAGTTGGTTATCCTGAAAGTTGGTATAAGATTTCCGAGTGGCCAAACGGTCCGAAAACGTATCAAAAACCCAAGTAATTATACTTTTTATCAACCGTGCAATCAAGGAGTAGTCATATGATAGAACTAATGAAAGATCTTCCGGATAATGCTTTGGGACTCATTGCAATCGGCGAGTTGACAGCAGAAGATTATCAAAACGTGGTTATCCCGGCAGTAAAAGAAAAGCTGGAACATTACAAACGAATACGGTTCATCTATTACTTCGGTCCTGAATACAAGGGATTTTCAATAGGTGCAATGTTCGATGATTTGAAAGTTGGTTTTAGCCATCTTGCAATCTGGGAAAAGATTGCTATTGTCACCGACATCAAATGGATCATCGATGGTGTGCGGCTGTGGGGATTCACCATTCATGGGCAATTTAAGGTCTTTCATACCGATGAACTAGATAAGGCAAAGGAGTGGGTAGCGGAATAAGTAAATATATAGATGAATCCATAAGATTGAATCGATTAGTAATGTCATTTTTCTTACTATCAAGAAAGAATGAATACCCTGAAAAATTTGACAATGAATAACTGGGTAAGCTCTTTAATAAAAAAATTATTATGGTAATATGAAATACGATATAGATAAAACATGTAAAGTACTTAAAGCGCTCTCTCATCCGGACAGACTAAAAATCGTTATCGGTGTATATCATGACGAATGTAATGTTTCTGCCTGTCAGAGGAAAATGGGCTTACCGCAATCGACTATCTCACAGCACCTTAAGACAATCAAAGAAGCCGGCATCTGCGTGAGCAGGCGTCAGGGAAATCAGGTTTGCTATAAAGTCGTTGATGATTTCGCGATCGATATAATTAAAAAAATTGAAGGATAAATTTTTTTAGATGTGCATATCCAACTATTTGAATATATCAATACACAAATAAAAGGAGATCTTCATGAAACACACAATCACAAGAAAGGAAGACTTGAATGCGGTTGATTATGTTATCGATGTTGTTGCTCCGGAAGTAGCAAAGAGGTTCAGGCCAGGTAACTTCGCAGTCCTTATAACTGTGAAAAACGGTGAAAGAATACCAATGTCTATAGAGAGAGCCGAGGGCGATACGATCACCATGTATATTAAACGACTTGGGAAAACATCCCGGGAGTTAGACACATGGAACGTCGGTGATGCTCTCTACAAAGTAATCGGTCCAATGGGCACCCCTCCTCCGCTGAAAAAATACGGCACAGTTGTTTTTGCCTCAGATCTTGTTTGCGGTCATGCGGAAAATAATGCAATGTGCAGAGAATTGGGTAAGATCATGGGAAATCATATCATTTCCATCCAGAGCTTCCCTGACAAATCTCTTATCTATCCTGAAAAAGAACTCGCAAAATCTGTTTCAGATGAATTTATCCTCTGTACAGAAGATGGTTCTGTCGGTAGGAAAGGTCATTATCTTGATATTATG is a window of Candidatus Cloacimonadota bacterium DNA encoding:
- the cas2 gene encoding CRISPR-associated endonuclease Cas2, encoding MISGLRLMWMLVMFDLPVKKDVDRKRATKFRNYLLDEGFSMSQYSVYMRFCGTRERVDSYKNKIREHVPPSGDVCILCFTDKQYGKIEHFCNRKKEKMPDKTGQYLLFD
- a CDS encoding DoxX family protein — encoded protein: MNIVLWILQMTLATKIIATAFSHAFKYSGMYNRPLMIIVSVLLFICAVGLVVRAAIEVPQWVTPLAAAILAVMMIVAFIFHLNCPEHPFIIADIILFVMSLFIAFGRRFIVPL
- a CDS encoding GNAT family N-acetyltransferase, whose translation is MSITHHQYCPEDFSRVSDFLIAHYLTENRDGNWLQPAWEYMHTHPYLDEDSLDKIRIWQENGEIVAVVHYESRLGEVFFQIHPDYTALKPEMLEYAERSLKGSTKEGKSYLHVFENDFDDALNSLVTSKGYMRINAEDRPLSMLSIPDPFPEITVPKGFVIKSLADDNDLYKINRVLWRGFNHPGEPPEEDEDIEERKKMQSGPNFRKELTIVVEAPSGDFVSFAGTWFVPQKKYVYVEPVATDPNFRRMGLGRAALLESIRRCKELGAEVAYVGSGQKFYQKLGFKKIFTSQCWEKVW
- the cas9 gene encoding type II CRISPR RNA-guided endonuclease Cas9 (Cas9, originally named Csn1, is the large, multifunctional signature protein of type II CRISPR/Cas systems. It is well known even to general audiences because its RNA-guided endonuclease activity has made it a popular tool for custom editing of eukaryotic genomes.), translated to MKKYRLGIDLGATSLGWSILELNDDNFPIGLINLGVRIFPDGRDAKTSQPLNVTRREHRGARRNRDRYLQRRAYLMDTLIEYGLLQEDEEKRKQLQLIDPYFLRAKALDEEVTIYEIGRIIFHLNQRRGFKSNRKLDSAEKETSRLKEAIKELRQKLDAQNARTLGEYLYNMNKDIPQNEHHKKRPVRIRDFGKSYNFYTSREMYKEEFDFIWKSQVRFHDELTDDIKEHLRDIIFFQRPLQPQQKGKCRFEVDEPRCPVAYPLFQQFRIYQEANNLILLNFERKEHELTKEQRDIIIKTLLKQKTSTFKSLKKKILKEDPEDYVFNLESEKRKDLKGDETSHIMRKEECFGKQWDKLSNDQQDEIIRRIINEDNDVEIEKTMTTWLQENFGLTNEQANNIKNVRLPQGIGSLSKKAINKLLPYLKEGYIYSDACARAGYHHSDFRTGEIYDEGNLPYYGKIMPHHVSFGTNDPDDIDEIRYGKIANPTVHIALNQLRKLTNALVKKYGPPAQIVIELARELKLGKKRLDEINRDQAENRKHNEEIAEELEKISIENTYQNRLKYKLWEELNPDPIKRCCPYTGKQISINELFTNKFEIEHILPKSKTFDDRPLNKTVSYYLANKFKGERSPYEAFGNSPEDYNWDEILERGKKLPPKKRWRFFPDAMKNFEDQGELISRLLTDTQYMSRMAKEYLSYISGPNNVWAIPGALTSKFRAKWGLNELLSDDSEKNRADNRHHAIDGFIVACTDRAMLQKFARATEKSRDRFIEEMPPPYEEFSHDGMQKQVDDIVVSYKPDHGNAKEAIRHDQTVGQLHDETAYGLVSETEDKITLSVRKPIRDLTTIKKINEIADNRIRETLLNEIENNKDKKIENILEEFRQRTGTKRVKIHVEKDKKTVVPIRNDKGESYKYYLSGNNYCADIYCPDKGKDAGKWQIEIIPMFYAHQQDFEPEWHKKYPTAKKIMRLFINDNVAYEEDGIRIIRRVRKMTGKIVYLRELDVAKKEKGKEDIGEQFRPTKLQDMNARKVGIDILGNISDPRRHEYTRDQNE
- the cas1 gene encoding type II CRISPR-associated endonuclease Cas1, with the translated sequence MNILEIKTNDIFLSISRGFIVVKCKREEVRKEPLADIDAIIVSGFGIRYSHNLCVRLCEMNIPLILCGKNYIPVGYLISHCSNYEFTGRMNIQLDASEALKKRIWQTIIKKKIRNQRCVLLDNGDYAKDFAKLIEKVRSGDPDNIEAQAAVRYWKRVFGKAFNRDFDEPGINAFLNFGYAIIRSCAIRYCIAFGLLPSIGLHHHNKLNPYCLADDIIEPYRPFVDRKIFTMHVGNEDELNPLHKKELADLCNERFIMDGKRLTLEHCMKQTVISLVRSFKEKKNTIQFPEFYDKRT